A stretch of Desulfovibrio sp. UIB00 DNA encodes these proteins:
- a CDS encoding chemotaxis protein CheW: MVKTPEEYFADQCLAVPQAADATLSAAEQAFVQKYLGSDALQTMPVLEPEQVMAGAAGEAKDHARPAHHAGHAEAETARPSLRTRLAAEEQVQMVSFYVREQVFLLPVPVIVEVLRYMPLTRLPMAPPFIAGVVNLRGKVTPLLHLDALLTTDQTKRYTEKSFIIVCGTEDMQLGLIIDKIHTMYMVSKDSISWNIEAQLGEGADFLCGLANIKERLHGIIDPELIVDKLIEV; the protein is encoded by the coding sequence ATGGTAAAAACGCCCGAAGAGTACTTTGCAGACCAATGCCTGGCCGTGCCGCAAGCGGCAGACGCAACGCTGAGCGCTGCGGAACAGGCCTTTGTGCAAAAATATCTGGGCAGCGATGCATTGCAGACCATGCCGGTGCTTGAACCAGAGCAGGTGATGGCTGGCGCAGCAGGAGAAGCAAAAGACCATGCGCGCCCAGCTCATCATGCCGGGCATGCAGAGGCGGAAACCGCCCGGCCTTCATTGCGCACAAGGCTTGCGGCAGAAGAACAGGTACAGATGGTTTCGTTCTATGTGCGCGAACAGGTTTTTTTGCTGCCAGTACCGGTAATTGTTGAGGTACTGCGTTACATGCCGCTGACCCGGCTTCCCATGGCACCGCCCTTTATTGCTGGCGTTGTCAATCTGCGCGGGAAGGTTACGCCACTGCTTCACCTGGATGCATTGCTGACCACAGACCAGACAAAGCGCTATACCGAAAAAAGCTTTATCATCGTTTGCGGCACAGAAGATATGCAGCTTGGCCTTATTATAGACAAAATACACACCATGTACATGGTTTCAAAAGACAGCATCAGCTGGAATATTGAGGCGCAACTTGGCGAAGGGGCAGATTTTCTGTGTGGCCTCGCCAATATCAAGGAGCGCCTCCACGGAATTATCGACCCGGAACTGATTGTCGACAAACTTATTGAAGTCTGA
- a CDS encoding ParA family protein → MCAKVLAIANQKGGVGKTTTSISLSSALARMGKKVLVLDLDPHACATLHARIYPEGITCSLHDLFLAQEDAWPVIWPDLIHVQALPGMDVAPGSIRLSELEVDFRERQAKGSVLLRSLTHVRDEYDYIILDCPPHVGILLVNALVAADLLIIPIQTDFLALHGLKLLFDTLHTLNKALGRPVRYRAVPTMYDRRAKACTRVLELMRRKMGQSMFSTVIGVDTHFREASAQGCTIYDIDARSKGALGYNSLAEEVVKLW, encoded by the coding sequence ATGTGTGCAAAAGTTCTGGCTATTGCCAATCAAAAAGGGGGCGTCGGCAAAACCACGACATCCATTTCGCTGAGCAGCGCGCTTGCCCGCATGGGGAAAAAAGTTCTTGTTCTTGATCTTGACCCCCACGCCTGCGCCACGCTGCATGCGAGAATATACCCCGAAGGCATCACTTGCAGCCTGCACGATCTTTTTCTTGCGCAGGAAGATGCCTGGCCCGTGATCTGGCCCGATCTTATCCATGTGCAGGCGCTGCCGGGAATGGACGTGGCACCGGGTAGCATACGGCTTTCAGAACTTGAAGTTGACTTTCGCGAGCGTCAGGCCAAGGGAAGTGTGCTCCTCCGCAGCCTCACGCATGTGCGCGATGAATACGATTACATAATTCTGGATTGTCCGCCCCATGTGGGCATTCTGCTGGTCAATGCGCTGGTTGCCGCAGACCTGCTGATAATTCCGATCCAGACAGATTTTCTTGCCTTGCACGGGCTCAAGCTGCTGTTTGACACGTTGCATACGTTGAACAAGGCTCTGGGCAGGCCCGTACGTTACCGGGCGGTGCCCACCATGTACGACAGGAGAGCAAAAGCCTGCACACGGGTACTTGAACTGATGCGGCGCAAAATGGGGCAGTCCATGTTTTCAACGGTTATTGGGGTGGACACGCACTTTCGCGAGGCCAGCGCCCAGGGGTGCACCATTTATGATATCGACGCCCGCTCAAAGGGAGCGCTCGGGTATAATTCGCTTGCAGAAGAAGTGGTAAAACTATGGTAA
- a CDS encoding response regulator, translated as MKKHIMVVDDSKTIRNLVAFVLKGEGFKVSTAEDGLDAIEKLYSLEPVDLIVSDVNMPRMDGFTFIKTIRAQDAYKDIPIIVLSTEGQEKDIQTGMSLGANLYMVKPAQPEKMVRNIKMLLG; from the coding sequence ATGAAAAAACATATTATGGTCGTAGACGACTCCAAGACTATCCGTAACCTGGTAGCCTTTGTTCTCAAGGGCGAAGGCTTCAAGGTAAGCACCGCTGAGGACGGCCTTGACGCTATTGAAAAGCTTTACAGCCTTGAGCCGGTCGACCTGATTGTTTCGGACGTGAACATGCCCCGCATGGACGGTTTCACGTTTATCAAGACCATCCGCGCTCAGGATGCCTATAAGGATATTCCTATCATTGTTCTTTCAACCGAAGGGCAGGAAAAGGACATCCAGACCGGCATGAGCCTCGGCGCCAACCTGTATATGGTAAAACCGGCACAGCCTGAAAAAATGGTCCGTAATATAAAGATGCTTCTGGGATAG